Part of the Deinococcus aestuarii genome is shown below.
GCCGCCTGCCCGAAGCTCGTCAGGCCCACGATGCCGGTGAGGAGCACGAGCCCCGTGACCACGAGCGCGAAGATCAGGATGTTCACGAGCAGGGTGACCTGAAAGAGCGGCAGCGCGAGCGGCAAGGCGAGGGCCACCAGAACGGCGAGGGCCGTCAGCACCGGGCGGGCGGGAAAGCGGGTCATTCCTCGTCCTCCGGGACGTGCCGGGTGGTCAGCGAGCGCCACAGCAACACGGGCAGGATCAGGGTAAAGACGATCACTTCCTTCCAGGCCGAGAGGCTGAACGAGGCGAAACTCTCGATCAGGCCGACGAGCACCGCCCCCACCGCCGCCAGCGGGTAACTCACCAGCCCGCCGATGATCGCCCCCACGAAGCCCTTGAGCCCGATCAGGAAGCCCGAGTCGTAGGTCATGGCGACGCTGGGGCCGATCAGCATGCCGCCCAGCGCCCCGATCAGGGCCGCCAGCGCGAAGGTCAACGTCCCCGCCGAGGACGGGCTGATCCCGACCAGCCGCGCGCCGAGGCGGTTGACGGCGGTGGCCCGCAGCGCCTTGCCGGGCATGGTGCGCTCGAAAAAGAGGTACAGCCCCAGCATCAACCCCGCGGAGACCAGGATGACGAGCAGGCTCTGGCGACTCAGCGTGACCTGCCCGAGGGTGACGTTGCCGGGGGCGAAGGGAGGCGTGCGCGAGCCCTCCGGCCCGAAGAAGACGAGCGCCAGCCCGGTCAGGGCGAGGTGCAGGGCGACCGACGCGATCAGGAGGACGAGGACGGTCGCGTTTTGCAGCGGCTGGTACACGGTGCGGTAGATCAGCGGCCCGAGCGGCGCCACGAGCGCGAGCGTCAGGAGGACCTGACTCCACAGCGGGGGCCTGAGGGGCACGAGCCACCCCGCCAGCACGGACAGGGCCGCCCCGAGCAGGGCCGCTCCCCCCACGGTCAGGACGGCCCGCCGCGCCTGCCCCCGCCGCACCTGGCTGAACGCCTCCATGACGGCGGCGAGCGCCAGCAAAACGAGCAGCAGCGACAGGGTGCCCGGCACCCGGCCAAGCTGGAAAGACGCCAGCGTCAGGGTGCCGAAGAC
Proteins encoded:
- a CDS encoding branched-chain amino acid ABC transporter permease, coding for MQIFDPTIFPVLAADGLTNGAVYALLALATVLVFAVTRVIFVALGEFVVFGTLTLASFQLGRVPGTLSLLLVLLALAAVMEAFSQVRRGQARRAVLTVGGAALLGAALSVLAGWLVPLRPPLWSQVLLTLALVAPLGPLIYRTVYQPLQNATVLVLLIASVALHLALTGLALVFFGPEGSRTPPFAPGNVTLGQVTLSRQSLLVILVSAGLMLGLYLFFERTMPGKALRATAVNRLGARLVGISPSSAGTLTFALAALIGALGGMLIGPSVAMTYDSGFLIGLKGFVGAIIGGLVSYPLAAVGAVLVGLIESFASFSLSAWKEVIVFTLILPVLLWRSLTTRHVPEDEE